gaccataaaataagtataaaatGATTCTTGCCACGACAAGCCTCAGCACCAGCACCACGCTTAGGATTCTTGCCACGCAGGTTACGATTTACAACATTTGGAGACAGCGCAACTCTGCCCTTCACCTCAGCGGCTTCACCTTCACCAACACTGAAGTCACTTTCAAGACCATAGACAGAGAAGTCCGCAACACAATCTCAGCTCAGCTCTTATGTCATTATGGATTAGGTGACCAAACACCCTAATCTCCCAATGTGTTCtccttgtttttattcttttttgccAAGGAAACACAACTTATAGGCTTgtaaacttaaatttttcattaatttgatattcacattttagaaaaaaaaaaaagtataaaatgaTTAAAGAAGAGCAACAAGGTTGACGAAATAAAATGGAGATACACTATTATTGTTGTTTCACTATAAAGTGATACATTCTCCTCGAGTAACTCCCCGAAATGTGGACGGAAAGCACCAGACCAAACGGACCCACTCACCCCCTTAGGGGTGTTTTTTGGCTTTTCACTTCTACCGGCAACTAACATTCAACATGGCTGTGGCGAAGAATAAACCTCACCGTCCACGTAAACTACTAGAATACCTCCAGTCTTATGAGTTCTTAGACCGGATTTAGAATGGGAAAGGTTAAATTCAGAACAATTGTGATTCAAATAGTAACAAAACCGTATTTAAAGATACATATGGCGTATGTGCTGCGGTGCGGTTGCTCACCGTTCCAAATCTGAATGAAGCAGCCTAATTTAACTGGAATTACCATTCCAATCAGTTTCACTAACTTTCTTATAAGACGTTTTGAAACATGATCATCGGTTTATTTAAACTAGTAAGGAATCTACATGAtgatattaattaaaagaatgaAACAGAGAAAGTCAATTTATCATTcacattttaaaacaaacacaaaattttcataaaacaaatactgCATGTAATGTAGgtaatcaaaattatttttctttactaAACTCAACACGGGTTGGAAAAGTCGGTTTAGTTGACCTTGTCTATTGGTATCTCTGAAACTGATACGAATACGGCGTATCCATTCTCATACcacccaaaaaaaattgttgattcTTAACATTTTATTCTGTGTATCAAATTATCAAATCATGGTTCATATGATATCATATCATCTctgcatttttttaatattttttttaataaaacaagcaTGCATAATTTAagattataatttgatttactCGAATGTAACTACTGCATGGAGAACGCCTCTTTGCTTCTTTTTCTCCCTTTACTAGCCTCAATAGACTTTCATAGGGATGCCTcctacatatttattattttttctaaagttatttataagaaaatacaaaaatggaaaacagaataaagtattaaataattcgagaagaaaaaaaaacagtttcctTTATTTAATTATTCGTATTTTACCGTCCGACTCAGTCTCTTGGACCATCTCCAAAGGAGATTCTCTCCATTGGAgttcttaatatatgtatatattatatatgtgtaaGTAATTGTAGGGTTGTGGAACcctatttctataaataaaggTTTTTAAGAATTCTTAAAACCTTCTTTTAAAAACCTTTACCTATGGGTTTCACAAAAATTATAGACACCACAATTActtatacatatttattattatttttttaagtacaaaaatggaaaacagaataaagtattaaataattcgagaagaaaaaaaaaaacagtttcctttatttaattaattcgTATTTTACCGTATCCCCCGACTCAGTCTCTCACACCGTCGTCACTTTTTTTATTTGGTCTTCCTTGTGTCATCGCTGTCTCTGACTTCCctgtctcctcctcctcctcctcctcctccttccctTTTGCTTCTCCGCcgtattctctctctctctcaccgccACCACTAGTATCGCCGAAAAGTCACAAGCTTTACTAAAGCATCACCATTTTGCGCAATCAAATTTGGCTTCTTCTCGAGGGggaaaattctcaaaaaatcaAAGTCCCGGTCTTTGGTGGAGGCTCTTCGTTAGATCTGACAAGTCAATTTAAGGCGGTGCCCATCTCGAAAGTTTTAAGCTTTACGTTTCAACTGGCTGGTGTTTACGGTATTGATGGTTTCCACTGCGGCTAGGACCTCCTCCGGGGCTTTTGTTTGTTGTAGACGATGAACGGTGAGGATCGAAGAGGAGGGTGGTGGTGTCGTTCTGGTGATTGTTTCACATGGAATGGCAGATCTTGTGTCCTATTGTAACGCTCCTCCTGACCACAACGTTGAACAAGTCCGTCTCTTTCTATCTCTACGATGTCTCTATGTACTTTTGTATGAAGCTCAAAGTTGAATACTTTTGGAAGTTTTGTTTGTTCAAATTGTGTATTGAATCTAGTTTTCTAGTGACCATTGAAACTGATGCTGTCTTTGTAGCTAGTTTCTTGTGCTCTTACGTGTatcttttttttgcattttggcAGGCAttgattacattgaagaagggCTCTCAGCTTTTGAAGTATGGTCGCAAAGGAAAGCCCAAGTTTTATCCTTTTAGACTCTCTAGTGTGAGCAACAACAACTTAGTCTTTAAGCTATCTATTTTTGGAATAATTGCTTCAGCTCGTTGGTGTTTGGTTATGCAGGATGAAAAGTATCTGATCTGGATATCGAGCAGCGGCGAAAAGCGGCTTAAGTTAGCTTCTGTATCTAAAATTGTACCTGGGCAAAGAACTGTAAAGACATTCTTCATTTCTTTAAAACAGTATATATAAACCATTCGTCTTTGGCTGGCTTTCAAGAAAGATCTGATTAGTCATTTACTCTTTTTTTGCAATAGGCTGTTTTCCAGCGTTACCTTCGCCCAGAGAAAGACTACttatctttttctctcttatacAACGGAAAAAAGAAGTCTCTTGACTTGGTTAGTCATTATGGAAACTGATACAACTTTATTTCAGCAACGCTTGATAATAACTCTCCAGGCGTAACAGTTTTACTTCTTGATAGATTTGTAAGGACAAGGTCGAGGCTGAAGCTTGGATTGGAGGTCTTAGAGCATTGATATCTGCAGGGCAAGGCGGACGGTCAAAGATTGATGGCTGGAATGGCGGAAACATCTCGGTTGATGTAAGTATTCAGGCAAAGACTCTTTGTTTTGTATCatggttctaaaaatcggtttagGCCACCAAAATTTATACGATGGAAATCGGTTTAAATCGATATGAATTAATCTAAATCTGTTAAATTaagtaataatattaaaaaaaatctaggttgtaaatattgtaaaaatacCTCAATTGCCGAAATGGAAACTTTTATGAATTGCTTCCCGcccaaataataataaaaaaatgtgttgtcataatcttattattttaaattttatctttgtGTAACGTATAAACTCCATATATTCAGCAAAGATATTATTCCTTTATTTGTTACTCGTATAGAAATCCGATTTGCTAGACCACAATATAGTCATTCATTAAAATAAGTAACAAATTTTGCTTATAGACAGTTATCACCTAACTATATATCCACTAAATCACGCTATCTTACaaaaaagtaaacaaatataGTGTTAATGCTCTCACAAATCGATAATATATGGAACTTAGTAAGTTATTACCCTAAACATGTCTATATAATAAGTAGACACTTCTGAGGTATTCCATCATCCCCTACACACCACCATCGACCATAAACTCTTCTTGCTGTTAGTTATACTATTTTTGCAAATGGCTTTTTTAAAATCAGTTTCTGAACTGAAACCATTTAAGAATATGAAGAAAACCAAGGCGAAAATAATAAGGTTTTGGAGACAGTATTCGTCCCAACGAGGAGGTCTAGTTCTAAGTGACACAACCGTGAGTGATTTGTTttcacactttttttttttaatataactcTGCCAACTTTATTTATATGTAATGTAGTAAACAAATCgcaatacaaaaattatataaacttcaCATAGTGATCTGTTGCAGTTTTAGGTGATAAGgtgtatttgtttgtttttgtatacATTGCAGGCCAGCAGAGACTTGACATCTAGCAGTCAAAGCAGCAGCTCCGCGACCACTTCACATAGCCACAGCTCTCCCGGGACTCCCTTCAGTTTCGATCCAATCGCTTCTCCCAAGAGCGAGGTCCCTTCAACCGATTCAGAGAAGTCACATGTTTTACTAGACACCAAAACCATGCAAACAAAGGTATCCGGTTCAGACGGGTTCCGAGTCAGCGTCTCCAGCGCACAGAGCAGCTCCAGCCACGGCTCTGGGGCTGACGACGCCGACGCGCTAGGTGACGTGTACATCTGGGGCGAGGTCATTATCTCTGACAATGCCGTGACCGCCACGAGAACAGACGTCCTTGTGCCTAAGCCGTTGGAATCAAACATCGTCCTCGAAGTTCACCAGATTGCTTGCGGCGTACGGCACGCCGCGTTTGTGACGAGGCAGGGAGAGATTTTCACTTGGGGGGAAGAGTCAGGAGGTAGGCTAGGCCACGGGATGGGAAAAGACGTTTTACACCCTCGTCTCGTTGACTCCCTCGCAACTAACTTTGACTTTGTTTCCTGCGGAGAGTTCCACACGTGCGCAGTGACTCTCTCGGGAGAGCTTTACACGTGGGGAGACGGGACGCACAGCGTCGGCCTTCTAGGGCACGGATCGGATATCAGCCACTGGATACCGAAGCGAATCGCCGGGCCTCTCGAAGGGCTCCACGTGGCGTCGGTGGCTTGCGGGCCTTGGCACACGGCTCTTGTGACGTCTCACGGGAGGCTTTTTACTTTTGGAGACGGGACGTTTGGGGTGTTGGGGCATGGTGATAGGGAGACGGTTAGGTCTCCGAGGGAGGTTGAGTCTTTGTCAGGGCTGAGAACGATTGCGGTTTCGTGCGGGGTGTGGCACACGGCGGCTGTCGTTGAGATCATCGTCGCCCCGCAGTCGAACGCTAGCTCCGGGAAGCTGTTCACGTGGGGCGACGGGGATAAAAACCGTCTCGGGCACGGGGATAAGGACGCACGGCTTAAACCGACGTGCGTCCCTTCACTTATTGACTACAACTTCCACAGAGTCGCGTGCGGGCACAGCTTAACAGTCGGGTTAACTACTTCTGGACAGGTGTTCACGATGGGGAGTACAGTCTACGGCCAGCTCGGGAACTCGCTGGCAGACGGGAAGGTGCCGTGTTTGGTTGAGGACAAGCTCGCGAGCGAGTTTGTTGAAGAGATCTCTTGCGGAGCGTATCACGTGGCGGCGCTGACGTCTAGAAACGAAGTGTACACGTGGGGGAAAGGAGCTAACGGGAGGTTAGGGCACGGCGATTTGGAGGATCGGAAAGTGCCGACTCTAGTGGAAGGTTTGAAGGATAGGCACGTTAAGTACATTGCTTGCGGGTCAAGCTACACTGCGGCGATTTGTCTGCATAAATGGGTCTCTGGCGCTGAGCAGTCTCAGTGCTCAGCGTGTAGGCTTGCGTTTGGCTTCACGAGGAAGAGGCATAACTGTTACAATTGCGGACTTGTTCATTGTCATTCGTGCAGCTCCAAGAAGGCGTTCGGAGCTGCGTTGGCTCCGAGCGCCGGGAGGCTGTACCGTGTCTGCGACGTTTGTTATGTTAAGCTGAGCAAAGTTTCGGATACGAGTAGGAGGAACAGCGTCGTGCCGCGTCTCTCGGGGGAGAATAAGGATAGATTGGATAAATCTGAGATAAGATTGGCGAAGTTTGGTGCGACTAATGTGGATTTGATCAAGCAGTTGGATAGCAAAGCTGCTAAACAAGGGAAGAAGAGTAGTGATAACTTTCGCAACTCTCAGCTGCCTTCTTTGTTGCAGCTGAAAGATGTGGTGCAGTCAAGGTCTAATGCTCCGAAGCTAGTTCAGGCTCCATCAGGTATTAGCTCCCGGTCGGTTTCGCCTTTCTCTAGGAGGTCTAGTCCTCCTCCTCGCCCTGCTACTCCTATGCCTTCTTTGACTTCTGGAATCTATTTCCCGGTGGGGATAGCGGATAATATGAAAAAAACTAATGAGATTCTGAATCAGGAGATTATTAAGTTACGAACACAGGTAtacatcttgatcatgaacatGATCATGCTTTTGCTTCTTCTTGTGCTTTGGTTCTCCATGGTCTTTATGCATTTTTTTCGTTGGGTTTAGGTTGACAGTTTGACTCAAAAGTGTGAGCTTCAAGAAGTAGAGCTCAAGAACTCGGTTAAGAAGACTCAGGAAGCCTTAGCGTTGGCAGAGGAGGAGTCTGCTAAGTCGAGAGCTGCTAAGGAGGCAATAAAGTCACTCATAGCGCAGGTACAATccgttttgatatatatatatacacagtaGACCTGCGGatttgaaccgaaccgaaccaaaaacatTGGTTTCCGGTTCACTTTTGGTATTTAGTTCGGTTTGGGTCAGAAAGCTTTTGAAAATATTCTGGTTTTTCTGTTCGGTTTTGGTGAATTTGgttttcagaaaaaataaacaaaatatccaaaaataaaccaaaataacagaaccgaaccaaacaaaaataaccgaatttaaccaataatatccaagtttttttaaaaattataccaAAATCTAACCGAAATCCCAAAAATTAGTtgttttcagaaaaatataaaactgaaattaaCCAACAACCGAAcccatatatttttggtttatttcggTGGGATTGCGGccaaaccgaaaccgaaaaTACCCGGCCTAATAATCC
This Brassica napus cultivar Da-Ae chromosome C6, Da-Ae, whole genome shotgun sequence DNA region includes the following protein-coding sequences:
- the LOC106447275 gene encoding PH, RCC1 and FYVE domains-containing protein 1 isoform X2, whose protein sequence is MADLVSYCNAPPDHNVEQALITLKKGSQLLKYGRKGKPKFYPFRLSSDEKYLIWISSSGEKRLKLASVSKIVPGQRTAVFQRYLRPEKDYLSFSLLYNGKKKSLDLICKDKVEAEAWIGGLRALISAGQGGRSKIDGWNGGNISVDKTKAKIIRFWRQYSSQRGGLVLSDTTASRDLTSSSQSSSSATTSHSHSSPGTPFSFDPIASPKSEVPSTDSEKSHVLLDTKTMQTKVSGSDGFRVSVSSAQSSSSHGSGADDADALGDVYIWGEVIISDNAVTATRTDVLVPKPLESNIVLEVHQIACGVRHAAFVTRQGEIFTWGEESGGRLGHGMGKDVLHPRLVDSLATNFDFVSCGEFHTCAVTLSGELYTWGDGTHSVGLLGHGSDISHWIPKRIAGPLEGLHVASVACGPWHTALVTSHGRLFTFGDGTFGVLGHGDRETVRSPREVESLSGLRTIAVSCGVWHTAAVVEIIVAPQSNASSGKLFTWGDGDKNRLGHGDKDARLKPTCVPSLIDYNFHRVACGHSLTVGLTTSGQVFTMGSTVYGQLGNSLADGKVPCLVEDKLASEFVEEISCGAYHVAALTSRNEVYTWGKGANGRLGHGDLEDRKVPTLVEGLKDRHVKYIACGSSYTAAICLHKWVSGAEQSQCSACRLAFGFTRKRHNCYNCGLVHCHSCSSKKAFGAALAPSAGRLYRVCDVCYVKLSKVSDTSRRNSVVPRLSGENKDRLDKSEIRLAKFGATNVDLIKQLDSKAAKQGKKSSDNFRNSQLPSLLQLKDVVQSRSNAPKLVQAPSGISSRSVSPFSRRSSPPPRPATPMPSLTSGIYFPVGIADNMKKTNEILNQEIIKLRTQVDSLTQKCELQEVELKNSVKKTQEALALAEEESAKSRAAKEAIKSLIAQLKDVAEKLPPGESIKLACLQNGFNFPEENGFLHSRSESMTSSVSSVAPSDFAFANASSRSSLQSPNHTPRAFERNNNNAYPADPRLSSSGSVISERHEPFQFQNDNGSSHTGAVDNTNDVEAEWIEQYEPGVYITLVALHDGTRELRRVRFSRRRFGENQAETWWSENRENVYEKYNVRVSEKPTASQTNRDRDHEEEDVAQ
- the LOC106447275 gene encoding PH, RCC1 and FYVE domains-containing protein 1 isoform X1, with amino-acid sequence MADLVSYCNAPPDHNVEQALITLKKGSQLLKYGRKGKPKFYPFRLSSDEKYLIWISSSGEKRLKLASVSKIVPGQRTAVFQRYLRPEKDYLSFSLLYNGKKKSLDLICKDKVEAEAWIGGLRALISAGQGGRSKIDGWNGGNISVDNMKKTKAKIIRFWRQYSSQRGGLVLSDTTASRDLTSSSQSSSSATTSHSHSSPGTPFSFDPIASPKSEVPSTDSEKSHVLLDTKTMQTKVSGSDGFRVSVSSAQSSSSHGSGADDADALGDVYIWGEVIISDNAVTATRTDVLVPKPLESNIVLEVHQIACGVRHAAFVTRQGEIFTWGEESGGRLGHGMGKDVLHPRLVDSLATNFDFVSCGEFHTCAVTLSGELYTWGDGTHSVGLLGHGSDISHWIPKRIAGPLEGLHVASVACGPWHTALVTSHGRLFTFGDGTFGVLGHGDRETVRSPREVESLSGLRTIAVSCGVWHTAAVVEIIVAPQSNASSGKLFTWGDGDKNRLGHGDKDARLKPTCVPSLIDYNFHRVACGHSLTVGLTTSGQVFTMGSTVYGQLGNSLADGKVPCLVEDKLASEFVEEISCGAYHVAALTSRNEVYTWGKGANGRLGHGDLEDRKVPTLVEGLKDRHVKYIACGSSYTAAICLHKWVSGAEQSQCSACRLAFGFTRKRHNCYNCGLVHCHSCSSKKAFGAALAPSAGRLYRVCDVCYVKLSKVSDTSRRNSVVPRLSGENKDRLDKSEIRLAKFGATNVDLIKQLDSKAAKQGKKSSDNFRNSQLPSLLQLKDVVQSRSNAPKLVQAPSGISSRSVSPFSRRSSPPPRPATPMPSLTSGIYFPVGIADNMKKTNEILNQEIIKLRTQVDSLTQKCELQEVELKNSVKKTQEALALAEEESAKSRAAKEAIKSLIAQLKDVAEKLPPGESIKLACLQNGFNFPEENGFLHSRSESMTSSVSSVAPSDFAFANASSRSSLQSPNHTPRAFERNNNNAYPADPRLSSSGSVISERHEPFQFQNDNGSSHTGAVDNTNDVEAEWIEQYEPGVYITLVALHDGTRELRRVRFSRRRFGENQAETWWSENRENVYEKYNVRVSEKPTASQTNRDRDHEEEDVAQ
- the LOC106447275 gene encoding PH, RCC1 and FYVE domains-containing protein 1 isoform X3 codes for the protein MADLVSYCNAPPDHNVEQALITLKKGSQLLKYGRKGKPKFYPFRLSSDEKYLIWISSSGEKRLKLASVSKIVPGQRTAVFQRYLRPEKDYLSFSLLYNGKKKSLDLICKDKVEAEAWIGGLRALISAGQGGRSKIDGWNGGNISVDASRDLTSSSQSSSSATTSHSHSSPGTPFSFDPIASPKSEVPSTDSEKSHVLLDTKTMQTKVSGSDGFRVSVSSAQSSSSHGSGADDADALGDVYIWGEVIISDNAVTATRTDVLVPKPLESNIVLEVHQIACGVRHAAFVTRQGEIFTWGEESGGRLGHGMGKDVLHPRLVDSLATNFDFVSCGEFHTCAVTLSGELYTWGDGTHSVGLLGHGSDISHWIPKRIAGPLEGLHVASVACGPWHTALVTSHGRLFTFGDGTFGVLGHGDRETVRSPREVESLSGLRTIAVSCGVWHTAAVVEIIVAPQSNASSGKLFTWGDGDKNRLGHGDKDARLKPTCVPSLIDYNFHRVACGHSLTVGLTTSGQVFTMGSTVYGQLGNSLADGKVPCLVEDKLASEFVEEISCGAYHVAALTSRNEVYTWGKGANGRLGHGDLEDRKVPTLVEGLKDRHVKYIACGSSYTAAICLHKWVSGAEQSQCSACRLAFGFTRKRHNCYNCGLVHCHSCSSKKAFGAALAPSAGRLYRVCDVCYVKLSKVSDTSRRNSVVPRLSGENKDRLDKSEIRLAKFGATNVDLIKQLDSKAAKQGKKSSDNFRNSQLPSLLQLKDVVQSRSNAPKLVQAPSGISSRSVSPFSRRSSPPPRPATPMPSLTSGIYFPVGIADNMKKTNEILNQEIIKLRTQVDSLTQKCELQEVELKNSVKKTQEALALAEEESAKSRAAKEAIKSLIAQLKDVAEKLPPGESIKLACLQNGFNFPEENGFLHSRSESMTSSVSSVAPSDFAFANASSRSSLQSPNHTPRAFERNNNNAYPADPRLSSSGSVISERHEPFQFQNDNGSSHTGAVDNTNDVEAEWIEQYEPGVYITLVALHDGTRELRRVRFSRRRFGENQAETWWSENRENVYEKYNVRVSEKPTASQTNRDRDHEEEDVAQ